Proteins from one Penaeus vannamei isolate JL-2024 chromosome 8, ASM4276789v1, whole genome shotgun sequence genomic window:
- the LOC113812417 gene encoding platelet-activating factor acetylhydrolase 2, cytoplasmic isoform X1, with protein sequence MGGIVVQLLRVRARKWPIYPVQPVRRNTHNMTSNFYQKWALHTPVPQGPHVVGCADILVGKTAEGTLMRLFYPSKVKDLQSQKENWTPWHLGDEYTRGLATFIAPAIPSLFSMLFNWQTGSATTAAVWEPPMAEGKFPIVVFAHGLGANRSIYSTVCSELASHGFAVAAIEHRDSSACASFTINDKGEKEFILFKALTPGTKEYELRNSQLKVRVKEGIRALDVLEKLNKGCVKNDLPSTFDLEQLAGRLDLSKPIMAGHSFGGATTLCILAEDKRFTMGVALDPWMFPIKVDIDTLAPKITQPLLCINTEAFQAEANMNAMRKLNLDTTTFVTIKGTVHQNQCDTPYLVGPIGRIFAGASSPLDPLMANDINNRIMINYICKQLGMKPEFCNQYEAYLENHKDKVVHGLHGTGKGMLGWDPGYNRI encoded by the exons ATGGGCG GAATCGTCGTTCAATTGCTCAGGGTAAGGGCTCGGAAGTGGCCAATTTATCCTGTGCAACCTGTAAGAAGAAATACACACAATATGACCAGCAATTTTTACCAAAAATGGGCATTACATACACCTGTTCCTCAGG gaCCCCATGTTGTTGGGTGTGCAGATATCCTGGTAGGAAAAACTGCGGAGGGAACTTTGATGAGACTCTTTTATCCATCCAAAGTAAAAGATCTTCAG AGTCAAAAAGAGAACTGGACACCGTGGCACCTTGGAGATGAGTATACGAGAGGGCTGGCTACCTTCATTGCCCCTGCCATACCTTCTCTCTTTAGCATGTTATTCAACTGGCAAACAG GAAGTGCAACTACAGCAGCTGTTTGGGAACCTCCTATGGCTGAGGGTAAATTTCCCATTGTGGTGTTTGCCCATGGCCTGGGTGCCAATCGCTCCATCTACAGCACTGTTTGCAGTGAACTTGCTTCACATGGCTTTGCAGTAGCAGCTATAGAGCACAG AGACAGTTCCGCATGTGCATCTTTCACAATCAAtgacaaaggagaaaaggaattCATTCTCTTCAAAGCACTTACTCCAGGAACTAAGGAATATGAACTCAGGAACAGCCAG CTAAAAGTGCGGGTGAAAGAAGGCATCAGAGCACTAGATGTCTTGGAAAAGCTCAACAAGGGGTGTGTGAAAAATGACCTGCCCTCTACCTTTGACCTGGAGCAGCTTGCTGGTCGTCTTGACCTGTCCAAGCCCATTATGGCAGGACATTCCTTTGGGGGTGCAACAACCCTTTGCATTCTAGCCGAGGACAAAAGATTCAC AATGGGAGTTGCTCTAGACCCATGGATGTTCCCTATTAAAGTAGACATTGACACCTTAGCACCAAAGATAACGCAGCCTTTGCTATGCATAAACACTGAAGCCTTCCAAGCCGAAGCCAACATGAATGCTATGAGGAAGCTGAACTTGGACACGACAACTTTTGTGACGATAAA GGGAACAGTACATCAGAATCAGTGTGACACCCCATACCTTGTAGGTCCCATTGGTCGCATCTTTGCTGGGGCTTCCTCCCCTCTTGACCCTCTGATGgccaatgatatcaacaacagaaTAATGATCAATTACATCTGCAAGCAGCTTG GTATGAAGCCAGAATTTTGCAACCAATATGAGGCATATTTAGAGAACCACAAGGATAAAGTGGTACATGGCCTACATGGGACTGGGAAAGGAATGCTGGGTTGGGATCCGGGGTACAACCGTATCTGA
- the LOC113812417 gene encoding platelet-activating factor acetylhydrolase isoform X5 gives MTSNFYQKWALHTPVPQGPHVVGCADILVGKTAEGTLMRLFYPSKVKDLQSQKENWTPWHLGDEYTRGLATFIAPAIPSLFSMLFNWQTGSATTAAVWEPPMAEGKFPIVVFAHGLGANRSIYSTVCSELASHGFAVAAIEHRDSSACASFTINDKGEKEFILFKALTPGTKEYELRNSQLKVRVKEGIRALDVLEKLNKGCVKNDLPSTFDLEQLAGRLDLSKPIMAGHSFGGATTLCILAEDKRFTMGVALDPWMFPIKVDIDTLAPKITQPLLCINTEAFQAEANMNAMRKLNLDTTTFVTIKGTVHQNQCDTPYLVGPIGRIFAGASSPLDPLMANDINNRIMINYICKQLGIKLELQKRCEAFLSERESSIVYGLYVKRRILQSKL, from the exons ATGACCAGCAATTTTTACCAAAAATGGGCATTACATACACCTGTTCCTCAGG gaCCCCATGTTGTTGGGTGTGCAGATATCCTGGTAGGAAAAACTGCGGAGGGAACTTTGATGAGACTCTTTTATCCATCCAAAGTAAAAGATCTTCAG AGTCAAAAAGAGAACTGGACACCGTGGCACCTTGGAGATGAGTATACGAGAGGGCTGGCTACCTTCATTGCCCCTGCCATACCTTCTCTCTTTAGCATGTTATTCAACTGGCAAACAG GAAGTGCAACTACAGCAGCTGTTTGGGAACCTCCTATGGCTGAGGGTAAATTTCCCATTGTGGTGTTTGCCCATGGCCTGGGTGCCAATCGCTCCATCTACAGCACTGTTTGCAGTGAACTTGCTTCACATGGCTTTGCAGTAGCAGCTATAGAGCACAG AGACAGTTCCGCATGTGCATCTTTCACAATCAAtgacaaaggagaaaaggaattCATTCTCTTCAAAGCACTTACTCCAGGAACTAAGGAATATGAACTCAGGAACAGCCAG CTAAAAGTGCGGGTGAAAGAAGGCATCAGAGCACTAGATGTCTTGGAAAAGCTCAACAAGGGGTGTGTGAAAAATGACCTGCCCTCTACCTTTGACCTGGAGCAGCTTGCTGGTCGTCTTGACCTGTCCAAGCCCATTATGGCAGGACATTCCTTTGGGGGTGCAACAACCCTTTGCATTCTAGCCGAGGACAAAAGATTCAC AATGGGAGTTGCTCTAGACCCATGGATGTTCCCTATTAAAGTAGACATTGACACCTTAGCACCAAAGATAACGCAGCCTTTGCTATGCATAAACACTGAAGCCTTCCAAGCCGAAGCCAACATGAATGCTATGAGGAAGCTGAACTTGGACACGACAACTTTTGTGACGATAAA GGGAACAGTACATCAGAATCAGTGTGACACCCCATACCTTGTAGGTCCCATTGGTCGCATCTTTGCTGGGGCTTCCTCCCCTCTTGACCCTCTGATGgccaatgatatcaacaacagaaTAATGATCAATTACATCTGCAAGCAGCTTG GAATCAAACTAGAACTTCAGAAAAGATGTGAGGCTTtcctgtctgagagagagagttccATTGTATATGGTCTGTATGTAAAGAGACGTATTTTGCAGTCAAAGCTGTGA
- the LOC113812417 gene encoding platelet-activating factor acetylhydrolase 2, cytoplasmic isoform X3, whose product MGGIVVQLLRVRARKWPIYPVQPVRRNTHNMTSNFYQKWALHTPVPQGPHVVGCADILVGKTAEGTLMRLFYPSKVKDLQSQKENWTPWHLGDEYTRGLATFIAPAIPSLFSMLFNWQTGSATTAAVWEPPMAEGKFPIVVFAHGLGANRSIYSTVCSELASHGFAVAAIEHRDSSACASFTINDKGEKEFILFKALTPGTKEYELRNSQLKVRVKEGIRALDVLEKLNKGCVKNDLPSTFDLEQLAGRLDLSKPIMAGHSFGGATTLCILAEDKRFTMGVALDPWMFPIKVDIDTLAPKITQPLLCINTEAFQAEANMNAMRKLNLDTTTFVTIKGTVHQNQCDTPYLVGPIGRIFAGASSPLDPLMANDINNRIMINYICKQLGIKLELQKRCEAFLSERESSIVYGLYVKRRILQSKL is encoded by the exons ATGGGCG GAATCGTCGTTCAATTGCTCAGGGTAAGGGCTCGGAAGTGGCCAATTTATCCTGTGCAACCTGTAAGAAGAAATACACACAATATGACCAGCAATTTTTACCAAAAATGGGCATTACATACACCTGTTCCTCAGG gaCCCCATGTTGTTGGGTGTGCAGATATCCTGGTAGGAAAAACTGCGGAGGGAACTTTGATGAGACTCTTTTATCCATCCAAAGTAAAAGATCTTCAG AGTCAAAAAGAGAACTGGACACCGTGGCACCTTGGAGATGAGTATACGAGAGGGCTGGCTACCTTCATTGCCCCTGCCATACCTTCTCTCTTTAGCATGTTATTCAACTGGCAAACAG GAAGTGCAACTACAGCAGCTGTTTGGGAACCTCCTATGGCTGAGGGTAAATTTCCCATTGTGGTGTTTGCCCATGGCCTGGGTGCCAATCGCTCCATCTACAGCACTGTTTGCAGTGAACTTGCTTCACATGGCTTTGCAGTAGCAGCTATAGAGCACAG AGACAGTTCCGCATGTGCATCTTTCACAATCAAtgacaaaggagaaaaggaattCATTCTCTTCAAAGCACTTACTCCAGGAACTAAGGAATATGAACTCAGGAACAGCCAG CTAAAAGTGCGGGTGAAAGAAGGCATCAGAGCACTAGATGTCTTGGAAAAGCTCAACAAGGGGTGTGTGAAAAATGACCTGCCCTCTACCTTTGACCTGGAGCAGCTTGCTGGTCGTCTTGACCTGTCCAAGCCCATTATGGCAGGACATTCCTTTGGGGGTGCAACAACCCTTTGCATTCTAGCCGAGGACAAAAGATTCAC AATGGGAGTTGCTCTAGACCCATGGATGTTCCCTATTAAAGTAGACATTGACACCTTAGCACCAAAGATAACGCAGCCTTTGCTATGCATAAACACTGAAGCCTTCCAAGCCGAAGCCAACATGAATGCTATGAGGAAGCTGAACTTGGACACGACAACTTTTGTGACGATAAA GGGAACAGTACATCAGAATCAGTGTGACACCCCATACCTTGTAGGTCCCATTGGTCGCATCTTTGCTGGGGCTTCCTCCCCTCTTGACCCTCTGATGgccaatgatatcaacaacagaaTAATGATCAATTACATCTGCAAGCAGCTTG GAATCAAACTAGAACTTCAGAAAAGATGTGAGGCTTtcctgtctgagagagagagttccATTGTATATGGTCTGTATGTAAAGAGACGTATTTTGCAGTCAAAGCTGTGA
- the LOC113812417 gene encoding platelet-activating factor acetylhydrolase 2, cytoplasmic isoform X2 codes for MTGIVVQLLRVRARKWPIYPVQPVRRNTHNMTSNFYQKWALHTPVPQGPHVVGCADILVGKTAEGTLMRLFYPSKVKDLQSQKENWTPWHLGDEYTRGLATFIAPAIPSLFSMLFNWQTGSATTAAVWEPPMAEGKFPIVVFAHGLGANRSIYSTVCSELASHGFAVAAIEHRDSSACASFTINDKGEKEFILFKALTPGTKEYELRNSQLKVRVKEGIRALDVLEKLNKGCVKNDLPSTFDLEQLAGRLDLSKPIMAGHSFGGATTLCILAEDKRFTMGVALDPWMFPIKVDIDTLAPKITQPLLCINTEAFQAEANMNAMRKLNLDTTTFVTIKGTVHQNQCDTPYLVGPIGRIFAGASSPLDPLMANDINNRIMINYICKQLGMKPEFCNQYEAYLENHKDKVVHGLHGTGKGMLGWDPGYNRI; via the exons GAATCGTCGTTCAATTGCTCAGGGTAAGGGCTCGGAAGTGGCCAATTTATCCTGTGCAACCTGTAAGAAGAAATACACACAATATGACCAGCAATTTTTACCAAAAATGGGCATTACATACACCTGTTCCTCAGG gaCCCCATGTTGTTGGGTGTGCAGATATCCTGGTAGGAAAAACTGCGGAGGGAACTTTGATGAGACTCTTTTATCCATCCAAAGTAAAAGATCTTCAG AGTCAAAAAGAGAACTGGACACCGTGGCACCTTGGAGATGAGTATACGAGAGGGCTGGCTACCTTCATTGCCCCTGCCATACCTTCTCTCTTTAGCATGTTATTCAACTGGCAAACAG GAAGTGCAACTACAGCAGCTGTTTGGGAACCTCCTATGGCTGAGGGTAAATTTCCCATTGTGGTGTTTGCCCATGGCCTGGGTGCCAATCGCTCCATCTACAGCACTGTTTGCAGTGAACTTGCTTCACATGGCTTTGCAGTAGCAGCTATAGAGCACAG AGACAGTTCCGCATGTGCATCTTTCACAATCAAtgacaaaggagaaaaggaattCATTCTCTTCAAAGCACTTACTCCAGGAACTAAGGAATATGAACTCAGGAACAGCCAG CTAAAAGTGCGGGTGAAAGAAGGCATCAGAGCACTAGATGTCTTGGAAAAGCTCAACAAGGGGTGTGTGAAAAATGACCTGCCCTCTACCTTTGACCTGGAGCAGCTTGCTGGTCGTCTTGACCTGTCCAAGCCCATTATGGCAGGACATTCCTTTGGGGGTGCAACAACCCTTTGCATTCTAGCCGAGGACAAAAGATTCAC AATGGGAGTTGCTCTAGACCCATGGATGTTCCCTATTAAAGTAGACATTGACACCTTAGCACCAAAGATAACGCAGCCTTTGCTATGCATAAACACTGAAGCCTTCCAAGCCGAAGCCAACATGAATGCTATGAGGAAGCTGAACTTGGACACGACAACTTTTGTGACGATAAA GGGAACAGTACATCAGAATCAGTGTGACACCCCATACCTTGTAGGTCCCATTGGTCGCATCTTTGCTGGGGCTTCCTCCCCTCTTGACCCTCTGATGgccaatgatatcaacaacagaaTAATGATCAATTACATCTGCAAGCAGCTTG GTATGAAGCCAGAATTTTGCAACCAATATGAGGCATATTTAGAGAACCACAAGGATAAAGTGGTACATGGCCTACATGGGACTGGGAAAGGAATGCTGGGTTGGGATCCGGGGTACAACCGTATCTGA
- the LOC113812417 gene encoding platelet-activating factor acetylhydrolase isoform X4 — MTSNFYQKWALHTPVPQGPHVVGCADILVGKTAEGTLMRLFYPSKVKDLQSQKENWTPWHLGDEYTRGLATFIAPAIPSLFSMLFNWQTGSATTAAVWEPPMAEGKFPIVVFAHGLGANRSIYSTVCSELASHGFAVAAIEHRDSSACASFTINDKGEKEFILFKALTPGTKEYELRNSQLKVRVKEGIRALDVLEKLNKGCVKNDLPSTFDLEQLAGRLDLSKPIMAGHSFGGATTLCILAEDKRFTMGVALDPWMFPIKVDIDTLAPKITQPLLCINTEAFQAEANMNAMRKLNLDTTTFVTIKGTVHQNQCDTPYLVGPIGRIFAGASSPLDPLMANDINNRIMINYICKQLGMKPEFCNQYEAYLENHKDKVVHGLHGTGKGMLGWDPGYNRI, encoded by the exons ATGACCAGCAATTTTTACCAAAAATGGGCATTACATACACCTGTTCCTCAGG gaCCCCATGTTGTTGGGTGTGCAGATATCCTGGTAGGAAAAACTGCGGAGGGAACTTTGATGAGACTCTTTTATCCATCCAAAGTAAAAGATCTTCAG AGTCAAAAAGAGAACTGGACACCGTGGCACCTTGGAGATGAGTATACGAGAGGGCTGGCTACCTTCATTGCCCCTGCCATACCTTCTCTCTTTAGCATGTTATTCAACTGGCAAACAG GAAGTGCAACTACAGCAGCTGTTTGGGAACCTCCTATGGCTGAGGGTAAATTTCCCATTGTGGTGTTTGCCCATGGCCTGGGTGCCAATCGCTCCATCTACAGCACTGTTTGCAGTGAACTTGCTTCACATGGCTTTGCAGTAGCAGCTATAGAGCACAG AGACAGTTCCGCATGTGCATCTTTCACAATCAAtgacaaaggagaaaaggaattCATTCTCTTCAAAGCACTTACTCCAGGAACTAAGGAATATGAACTCAGGAACAGCCAG CTAAAAGTGCGGGTGAAAGAAGGCATCAGAGCACTAGATGTCTTGGAAAAGCTCAACAAGGGGTGTGTGAAAAATGACCTGCCCTCTACCTTTGACCTGGAGCAGCTTGCTGGTCGTCTTGACCTGTCCAAGCCCATTATGGCAGGACATTCCTTTGGGGGTGCAACAACCCTTTGCATTCTAGCCGAGGACAAAAGATTCAC AATGGGAGTTGCTCTAGACCCATGGATGTTCCCTATTAAAGTAGACATTGACACCTTAGCACCAAAGATAACGCAGCCTTTGCTATGCATAAACACTGAAGCCTTCCAAGCCGAAGCCAACATGAATGCTATGAGGAAGCTGAACTTGGACACGACAACTTTTGTGACGATAAA GGGAACAGTACATCAGAATCAGTGTGACACCCCATACCTTGTAGGTCCCATTGGTCGCATCTTTGCTGGGGCTTCCTCCCCTCTTGACCCTCTGATGgccaatgatatcaacaacagaaTAATGATCAATTACATCTGCAAGCAGCTTG GTATGAAGCCAGAATTTTGCAACCAATATGAGGCATATTTAGAGAACCACAAGGATAAAGTGGTACATGGCCTACATGGGACTGGGAAAGGAATGCTGGGTTGGGATCCGGGGTACAACCGTATCTGA